The Magnolia sinica isolate HGM2019 chromosome 3, MsV1, whole genome shotgun sequence genome includes the window CGGCAGGTCTGCAAGGAAGGGAACATCCAAAGCTTCCATTTTAGGATACTGTGACAACTAACGGCGGTAGCAAGGGGAAAATAAATATAACAGAAGATGGAACTCACCTCCGTTGAGTTTCTCAAGCAGCTGATGCTCGTTGCCGGAGAAATTCGGATCGGCCGATTCGGCCGTTACGATATTAACTTTCTCCGCCATTTTAAATATCCTATCCGCCTAAATTAAAAAACATGAAGGAAATTAGTTAATTTATACATTTTGTTGTAATTTCAGAATTATAAtaacagcaaaaaataaaaataaaaataaatacctTATCGCGAGGGACGTCGAAAACGGTGACCATTCCATTGTAGAAAATCGTCAAGGGAGCTGTTTCTGACGGATTCTCAGAGACGGTCCTGaaaatagattttgaaaataaataagaaaaaattccCATTTTTACTAGATATAaataaaatctctctctctctctctctctctctctctctctctctctctctcatggaacaATGCCAGTGATGAGAGCTTGGACTTCCCGATTCAAATGGACATTTGTAGACTTGTGGCTAAATTCGTTTCAACCGTCCTTTTTTAAGGTCAGGTATTCAATAGCTAGGATCGCCCGACCCAAGAATTATTTGCAGTATCGCCTACCAACAGTGGAATCCACCAGTTGAACTGTCGGGATAACTAGGAGACGCTTCCACAAGTTCGAACTACCGTTCCGACTGAAAACTccggttttctctctctctctctctctctctctctctctctctctctctctctctctctctctctctctctctctccctcaaacGGCGTACCTTGAAATGGGATTGAAGACGGGCAAAGCAGAAAGGAAACGCATCGACGGCGCGAGACCCGCATTCATCGGTGCCGGCACCTTTCCGTTCGGACGGAAAACTGCTTCCTGTTTGGACGACAACCCGTTTTCCGATGTTCTGCCGTCGAAACCTCCATTTGCGGTTCTGGAAGCTATGACTGTCTTCAGAACCTGCGGATCGATCCTTGAGATCGCGTTTTGAATGCCTGTTGAAAAGCCAAagattatatttttaaaaaaaatgtaacaaatcacgAGAAATCGCATATCCAAACAAGAGACAAAAAAAATACCTCTGAAGGACCTTCTCTGATCGAGAGGCTTCTCAAAGGGAGGAGGATTCGCAGCGCCCTTCTCGATTCCGAAGAAATCGAGCTCGATCGTCGCTCGCgacatttccttttcttttcttcgttTTAGTTTCTTTgatagagaaggagagagggagagattttgagagagaaggagagagggattTGAACAGATTTGCGTTTGGGGAGGTTTTGAAATGGCTAAGGAGCTACGAATgttgaaggagaagagaaaaagagaaagtagATAAAAGGGGAGGGATGAGGACCGAAGAGAGGGAAGGTTGTAGCTGCACGTCTCCCTCCACGGTTTAAATTGAAAATTGCTTGGATTCAATAATTACGATATTGCCCTTTTTCTGTGATCGAACTGACGGAAATACCCCCGTGCCAAGAATAACCTTGACTCTTTGATACTCCGGTTCAGTGTTATGCTTCATACGCATGCACAGCAGAATTGCACACGTGGCGTACGCATAAGATATATCACACGGTCCATATAGTGTTTGTGTCTTTGgatccttaaaaaataaaaaataatactgAAATGATTGTTTTAAATAGCCTATTTGTTTGACATTTTGATGGATAGTTAAAATGAATAGGCTACGGTACTTAATCAGAGGTTAGAGCTGTTTAATCgatcttatttttgttttatagcACATCTGCAATGCGATGTAGGATTTGGATGGTATCCAATAACTCTTATACAATCTCAAGCAAGCTTTACCTGATGATTTGGGCCCACCTTCCAGTGATGAATTGGAGTGCGGATTAAGTGTTACCTGGGTAATAAGTTACCGTGTGTTGCccttagggtggggcccaccttgatgcatgtctcgTATATCAATCAatgccgtacatctgttttgtcagctagttttaggtcatgaaccttaaaatgaagcaaatcaatacctttttttttttttctttgttttcttttttaagttggcttattagtacacacccatgtcgatacacaacacacactccatgttagccacccttgtgggggatcaataccaagacctcagttgttgaaacgaggtatctccacccagtgtgccagttgagctatggatatggtgTAAGCAAATCAATACCTAAGCCTAGGTAGCTAAAGgtaaaaaaatcagctccataCAAAAATTTTGTAACTTTGAGTAATAGTGTGGGCCACCTCAGAtttagatttgactcattttttagcttataccctaaaatgagggtgcaaaatgaatgaatggtgcgGATAAAGCAGATcaatcatgatggatcccatggAGCTTTTTCAAGAAGACCACACGGCATAAAGCAAAGCAGCGGAGATTGAAAGCATAACAATGAAATTTGTATTCTCCCCTCATccatgaccttatgatcagatggGATGgcaatcatagtgggccctacaaaggttCCAACGTAGTGCATTGTATCTACTGCTTTTGGCCTATctcagctttggatctgtctaattttagGGCAGGAGGCCTAAGATCTTTAAAATTATCtttttaaaatgtatggacggtatggatatgacACGTGCATTGTAATGGGCTTTGAAAACTATGCCACGTCAACATACCACCGACGTAGATTGTGTGTGCACTGAAGCAATCCGAGTCGCAGTGACCAAAAAAGACCGTGATGTCATTGTAGCTATGTTGAAGGGTGTTTACGTCAACTGAAATTCAATTCGCGGTAGCCGGTTGTTAAGGGGGAAAAGTAAAAGATTTTCTACGCATCGCGTGATACAGAAAGTCAGTGTTTTGCAGCTGGCGAGCGGTGCAGAAAACGTGCGCGAAACACATGAGCTCAAGAACGAGGCCCCAAGAGACACGTGACCTTTCCTATTCCCCCCCGCCCCACCACCAACGTGGCCTATTCCTAGGCTAGCCGGCTAACGACGCATCTAGCCAATGGCTAGGATTGGTCGCTTTCGTCCGTTACGGTCCCCAGACTCCGGCCGTCAATTCAAACAGTCTCTCATGCAGGGTGTTGTTCAACACACTGCAAGCTCAAATTTCCGTGTACTTAATCTTGTCCGTTCAAATGGATGGGCCCACGCGTAAGAAGATCGAAGCTGATTACGAGGCATTTTACTTTGTATTTAAAACGTGTATACCTTTCATTCAGATTTTACAATTGGTGGCTACGGATCTGATTCTTATAATGTTTTTTAATGTGATTTTTTCCATTGTGGCTGATCCTACAATAGGATCCACCTTTTGAACGGTCTAGATACGGAAACGATATGCCATGCCATTCCATGAAGGAACGGTCCTCTCCACAAATTTCGCTCTTAATCTGATATGCTGGGAAGCAATTGCATCCTGCCCCGCGTAGACAGAAAACAGTCCattcaggggctctgtggggcgcACTGTGATGTACGGATTTTATCCgggtcattcatccattttttttagatgATTATAGAATCTGAACCCTAAAAAATGAGTATATACAAGAAGGGAGTGGGCCTCACTACTGGAAGTATCGGAGATAATGacgaccactgttgaaactttaaaagtgcccaccatattgtttatttgttatctaacttgttcatgaggttaaatagacatggatgaagtgaaagaaaaaattcagcttaatccaaaacttccgtagcctcaaataattttttaacggtgagtattcaatccctgctatgtggtccacttgagccatggatcttcctcattttatgGATAGTATCCTTAAAATGACCtgtgaaaaatagatgaacggcgtggtaAAACCATACCTCATGGTAGGCCACGCACAGCCCTTTATGGACCGATTTCTGTCCGGGGGAGACAGGACACTATCCGCCTCCGATAGACTGCCGTGGTATTGATTGATTATTCACGGATGATACTCGGATACATCGCCACGTGTACACACAGAATCGTTTGTAATGCCCCAAGCTATGTGAGGCACACCGTATCATACATTAAATCCACTCCTTCCGTCAGTTGAAAATTCTTATTTGAACCGTACCTGAAAAATATCAGCCACATAAAAAGGGCCCATGAAACACATCAACTgggaaaaaatgttaaatttccTCTGGACTTTCTGCGAGGGAGGCTGTCTTGGATTAGACTGATTTTGGTATATTCACTTCATTCATGTTCATGTGATTCACACGTGATTTCAGCTTCACGAAGATAATGGTGAccccgtgatatttgtgagaaacctatttcgttcatttgttttgccacTTTATTTtggtatataaaataataataataataactcaatGAGTCACAGCATACGACACAATAAGAagagaaatgcctaccattgtaACCTTTTTGGGGCCATGTTTATATGCCGCCCAGACCGTTCGTAAGGTCATTAAAAAACATTAGCCCGATCCAACAGTAGgaagggaaatgcctaccattgtaACCTTTTTGGGTCATCCTCatgtttatatgtaatccaaaccattctctcacttaaataaaaaaaatattagcataaTACAGACCTTCCATGGCCCTATTAATGTTTCTACATTAGATGAGCAATCCCcactttcctattgtgtggcccacacagcttAAAATCTTATAACACacctaatggatggaatggatttttttattttttatttttctaatgcaAATACCTTCACATACAAGCCACCATGGGCACTCAAACTCATGACTTCTACTACTAAGTCATGAGTAAGGACacatttggtggtatccaaatggaccTTAAATGTTCTCcatgagaatttttattttcaaataaatcatccaaTGGACCACACGTCTTAAGTGGGGCCTACCCAGATGGTGGATTGTTCAGTTTTCTACATTGATAAATACATTTAACtcaatcatccatttggatgaacACGACGGATCAAATGGTTGGATTACTCTTGATCATTACATAGCTATAGGTCATGGGTAAATGACCCTATAGTTATTTACACATAGCTTAACAAAGCTAAGTTAGTGGCTTACAAGGCGTCATGTGGTAATAATGTAGTATTTTTGTGAAGATAAAGCTCTAAACTAAGAAGCTAGATGCATAATTATGTTGGGAAAGATTAAATATAAGAACACAATAAAAACTAAACATTAAATATAAAATTACATTAAAACTGAAGCTTTTATCTAAGCATTATAAAGATTAACTATTTagtaataataaaaacaatatcttCAGCTACATGTGacttggcctcagctcgactactagctgacctcagctcgaagtcggctcggctcagcttggtcctcaagcctaactggctagctcagctcaattcaatcagcagctcaggccagttcgagccgagttcgttattgcaacattttcacaaacacccatACTGCACCTtcaaagcaatggttttacaggtatgctatcaaacaccttttaagcaacattaaaaaaaaaaaagtgttggtttcatatacataccttttgtgccaccagccacacttcttaagtcattccatcaaacactttgtgagcaatatcaatatcaaagtaaccgagtcaccaaattggtttAGCCCGAGTTTAATTCAAGttaggttcgatctgagtcgagttgagttggggtcagctcgaactcattttcaagctcaaaaaattagcttaactcggctcgaactcagtttcaaaccaagtctaatcaagctttttcgagtcgagtcgaactagATAGCCGAggtagctcggttcatgtacacctctacatgTGACAAGTTTGATACTCATTTTGatt containing:
- the LOC131239360 gene encoding protein TIFY 9 — encoded protein: MSRATIELDFFGIEKGAANPPPFEKPLDQRRSFRGIQNAISRIDPQVLKTVIASRTANGGFDGRTSENGLSSKQEAVFRPNGKVPAPMNAGLAPSMRFLSALPVFNPISRTVSENPSETAPLTIFYNGMVTVFDVPRDKADRIFKMAEKVNIVTAESADPNFSGNEHQLLEKLNGDLPIARKHSLQRFLEKRKERLTSLSPYATTSGHEQKKITGSVGA